The genomic segment GCCCATATAGCCGAACACGCCGGCCGCCATTGGCGGCAGTTCCTCCGGCAGGTCGATATGGGAGGAGGCGATGAGCTCGCGCAGCGCGTCCAGTGGCGTCCCGTCGAGCGGCTCGAAGGGGCCTTCGGGATCGATGGCGGCCTTCCGGTTGATCTCCGCGCGGCTGCCCTGGACGCGCCAGATGATGTCCGGTTTCAGCCCGATGATCGAATAGCGTCCGCGAACGGCGCCGCCCTCGACCGATTCCAGAAGCAGGCTGTAGGGCTCTTCGTGAGCGAGTTTGAGGAACGCCGATACGGGCGTTTCGAGATCGGCGACGAGGCGCGTCCAAACGACCTGGGCCACGCCCTCATCGTAGAGACGGCCGAAGGTCTCAGCATCTGGTGCAATAATCATGGGACCCTGCGCGTTGTAACAGGCGTCGGAAAGCGACGGACTTGAACGATGGCGATGTGGGGACGGAAATCAGGATTGCTGGCCGCTGAGCCGCGGCCAGAGCTCGTTGTTGATTTCCACGCCAAGCGTGTCCTCGAGGTCGAGCATGTACTGCCCGAACAGGTCGTCGCCGATATTGGTGCGCAGGACGCGCGCGAGCGCCCGGGCCTGCTCGCTGCCGGGGGAATAGGCAGGATCGGCCTCGCGTGTCGGCTCGATCACGAGGAAGGAGCCGGTCGTCTCGTCATAGGTGGAGGTGGCGCTGTCGATGGCCCCGCGGAAGAGGGCGGCGACTGCCGCGCTGCCGAAGCCCGGAGCCGTCTCCGTCCGGTTCAGCGGGCCGATATCGCCGACGGTGGCACCGATCTCGGCGGCCAGCTCGTCGAGGCTCGCCCCCTCGTTCGCCCTCTTGGCGAGCGCCTGCGCCCGGTCGCGAAGCTGTTCGCGGCGGCGCTCGGCCGTCAGCTTCTCCACGGCCTCGTCATGCACCTGATCGAGGGGCTTGACCGTCTCCGGCACGACGTCGATCACGTCGACCCAGACGAAGCCCTCTTCCGGCGTCGGCACGGGGTCGTTCTCCACGCCCACATCGCTTTCGAAGGCGAGCGAGACGACTTCCTCCTTGGCGGGAATGTTCCGTATGGGCTGGCCGTCCGGGCCGTTTCCGGCACGGTCGATGGCATCGACCTGGATCAGGGGCAGGTCGACGCTCTGGGCAATCTCGTGCAGCGTGGCACCGCTGGCGCGCTCGTCTTCGATCCGGTCGTGCACGTCGAGGATCTCGTCCTTGGCGCGCTCGAGCTTGAGGGCCTTTTCCAGATCGTCGCGGACCGCGTCGAACGGCTCGACCGAGCCGGGCTGGATCTCCGTCACCGTCAGGAGAACGGTCGAGAGCCGGCCCTTGACGGGCTGGCTGACCTCGTCCTTGCCGAGCGCGAAGGCGGCCTCGGCAAGCGTCGCGTCGGGAATGCCGTCGCGCGTTACCAGTCCGAGGCCGTAGTCGGTCTCCGTCAGGCCGCGTTCCTCGGCCACCGCCGTGAAAGCCTCGCCATTGGCAATGCGCTCGCGCGCCGCGGCGGCCTCCTCCTCGCTGGGGAAGGGGATCTGCAGCACACGGCGCTTCTCGGGTACCGTGAACTGCTCCTTGCGCGCCTCATAGGCCGATTTCAGCGCCTCGTCGGAAACCGATACCGTGTCGACGAGATCGGAGGGCTGCAGCTTGAGCAGGGCGAGCGTGCGGAACTCCGGCGCGGTGAAGTCGCGCTTGTGGGAGTCGTAATAGGCCTTCACATCCTCCTCGCTCGGTGCGGCGACCTCGCCGGCGGCGTCCTGGGGAAGAGTGAAATAGCGGCCCGACCGCGTGGCGTTGCGGTGGGTGAAGACAGCCTTTGCGAGAACCTCCGGGACCGTGAGCTCGCGGTCGACGGCGCTGGCGACGCTCGCGCGCAGGAGCCGCGCGCGTTCCAGCTCGACATAGCCGGCTTCCGAAAGGCCATTGGCCTGGAGCAGGCGGATGAAGCCCTGCCGGTCGAACTGGCCCTGCGCGTTCTGGAAGGAGGGATTGGAGACGATACGCTCGGCGACCGCGTCGTCGGGAACGGCAAGGCCGAGCCTGCGGCCCTGTTCCTCCAGTGCGGCCTGCTGCACGAGCTGGCCCAGCACCTGCCGGTCGAGCCCCATCTGGCGGGCCTCGTCGGGCGTGATCAGCTTGCCGGTCTGCTGGGAGGCCGCGCGGATGCGCTGGTTGAAGGTGGTCGTGAAGGTCTCCGCCGGAATCTCGTGATCGCCGACGGTCGCGATCACGTCCGACCGGTATCCGGTGAAGACGTCGGACACGCCCCATACCGCGAAGCTCGCCGCGAGGATTGCGACGAAGAACTTCGCAACCCATCCGGCTGTCTTGCTTCTGAGCGCTGTAAGCATGCCCTGGACCGTATTCCCTGTCGTTCCCGATGGCTGCCGCCCCCTGGCGGCAGACCGCAAATTCGCGGGGCGCATCATAGAAACGCCGCATCGCCCCGGCAAGCACTGTTCGCGAAACTTTGCGGAACTCGCCGCGGTGATAGAACCCTTTTTGCGAGTCTGCTAATCACACTGCACTTATAAGGGCCCGCCCGAGGGTGCAAGGGGCTCGTTCTAAAGAGGGGAGCAGATGGCTCACAGGACACGCAGACCCCTGGTGGCGGGGAACTGGAAGATGCACGGCTCGGCAGCCTCGATTGCGGAGGTGCGCCTGCTGGTCGCCATGCTGGACGGTGTCGGGCTCGCCTGCGACGTCATGATCTGCCCGCCCGCCACGCTGATCGGGCGGCTTTGCGAACTGGTCGGCGACGCGCCGATTGCCGTCGGCGCGCAGGATTGCCATGCCGAACCGTCGGGGCGCATACCGGCGACATCGCCGCGGAGATGTTGCGGGATGCCGGCGCGAGCGCGGTGATCGTCGGCCATTCGGAGCGCCGCAGCGACCACGGCGAGGACGATGCGGCGGTGCGCGCCAAGGCCGCCGCCGCCCACCGGGCCGGGCTGACAGCCATCGTGTGTATCGGGGAAACGCTCGACGAGCACGATGCGGGCCGCACCCTCGATGTGGTGGCGAAACAGCTCGACGCCTCTGTGCCGGACGGAGCCACCCCGTCGAATACCGTGATCGCCTACGAGCCCGTCTGGGCCATCGGCACGGGCCGCACGCCGACCGTGGACGATATCGGCTCCGTGCACGGGTGCCTGCGCGAGGTCCTGTCGCGAAGGCTCGGGGCGGACAATGCGCGAGGGATGCGCATTCTCTATGGCGGCTCGGTCAATGCCGGAAACGCGAAGGCGCTGCTCGCAGCCCCCGATGTGGACGGCGCGCTGGTCGGCAGCGCCAGCCTCCAGGCGAAGGACTTCCTGGGGATCGTCGCCGTCTACGGCACGTGAGCGCGGCCCCGGCGCCGGCAAATTCGGCGCGCCGGCTTGAGACGAGCCGGGGCCTCGGCCAAATGGTGGTTTGCAACAGGGCGCAATTCGCGCTAAACGCTGGCCCGCGCGGTGCCCGACGGGTCGCGGCGCATGCTCTGATCCCTATGGCGACAGGATTATGGAAGCGGTACTTCTGGTCATTCATCTCCTGGTGGCGATCGCCCTGATCGCGGTCGTCCTTCTGCAACGCTCGGAAGGTGGCGCGCTCGGCATTGGCGGCGGAGGCGGCGGCGGGATGTTCTCGCCGCGCGGCGCCGGCAATATCCTCACCAAGGCCACGGTCGCGCTCGCGGCGGTCTTCTTCCTGACATCCATCACGCTGACGATCATTCACCGCGAATCGGGCGGGCCGTCCTCGATTCTCGACGACATCCAGTCGGATGCGCAGCAGGAGGAGAGCGGGGGACAGTCCGGCGGCGATGGGTCCGTACTGCCGAACCTGCCGCAGTCGAGCCCGTCCCAGGAGCCTCAGGTTCCGGTTTCGGAGTGAGTTTCAACCCATTGGATTCAGTGGGTAGTTTGGTTTGATCCACAGTGCGGAGTTGTGCCCTGCCGGTCTGGTCCAGACGTTCGGCTCCGCATAAATCTGTTCGCAATCACTTCTGTTGGTGTATTCTGCAATCCCATGGCGCGGTACATATTCATTACCGGCGGCGTGGTCTCCTCACTTGGCAAGGGGCTGGCGTCTGCTGCGCTCGGAGCGCTGCTTCAGGCGCGTGGCTACTCTGTGAGGCTGCGCAAGCTCGATCCCTATCTCAATGTCGATCCGGGCACGATGAGCCCCTATCAGCACGGCGAGGTGTTCGTCACCGACGACGGCGCCGAGACGGATCTCGACCTCGGCCATTACGAGCGGTTCACCGGGCGGCCCTGCACAAAGCGGGACAACATCACGACGGGCCGCATCTATCAGGACATCATCGCGCGCGAGCGGCGTGGCGACTATCTGGGTGCGACGGTGCAGGTGATCCCGCACGTCACCGACGCCATCAAGAATTTCGTCCTCGACGGCAACGAGGATTACGACTTCGTGCTCTGCGAGATCGGCGGCACGGTCGGCGATATCGAGGGACTTCCGTTCTTCGAGGCGATCCGCCAGCTCGGCAACGAGCTGCCGCGCGGGTCCTGCGTATTCATCCACGTGACGCTCCTGCCGTATATCCCGAGCGCCGGGGAGCTCAAGACGAAGCCGACCCAGCACTCCGTGAAGGAGCTGCGCTCCATCGGCATCCAGCCCGATATCCTGCTTTGCCGCAGCGACCGCGATATTCCGGAAAGCGAGCGGCGCAAGATCGCGCTGTTCTGCAATGTCCGCGAGAGCGCGGTCATCCAGGCGCTCGATGTCGGCTCGATCTACGACGTGCCGGTCGCCTATCACGGGCAGGGGCTCGACGTGGAGGTGCTCGACGCGTTCGGCCTCGACCATGCCAAGGAACCGGACCTTGCGCGCTGGGACGAGATCTCCGAGCGCATCCATGTGCCGGAAGGCGAGGTGAAGATCGCCATCGTCGGCAAGTATACCGGTCTGCCGGACGCCTATAAGTCGCTCAACGAGGCGCTCGTCCACGGCGGCATCGCCAACAAGGTGCGCGTTTCCCTCGACTGGATCGAGGCGGAGATCTTCGAGCAGGAGGACCCGACGCCGTTCCTGGAGGGGGTCCACGGCATTCTCGTGCCCGGCGGGTTCGGCGAGCGCGGCGCGGAAGGCAAGGTCGCCGCGGCGACCTTCGCGCGCACCCGTGAAGTGCCCTATTTCGGCATTTGCTTCGGCATGCAGATGGCCGTGATCGAGGCGGCCCGCAACATGGCCGGGATCGAGGCGGCGAATTCCACCGAGTTCGGCCCGACCGACGAACCCGTCGTCGGCCTGCTCACCGAATGGATGCGCGGCAACGAGCTGGAGCAGCGCAAGGCGAATGGCGATCTCGGCGGCACGATGCGGCTCGGCGCCTATGAGGCCTTGCTCGCCGGCGACAGCAAGATCGCGGGGATCTACGGCGCGACGACCATCTTCGAGCGCCACCGCCACCGCTACGAGGTCAATATGCGCTACCGCAACCTCCTGGAGGCGGCGGGCATGCGCTTCTCCGGCATGTCGCCGGACGGTCTTCTGCCCGAGACGGTCGAACTGGCCGACCACCCCTGGTATATCGGCGTGCAGTACCATCCGGAGCTCAAGTCCCGCCCCTTCGAGCCGCATCCGCTCTTCGCCTCCTTCATCGAGGCGGCGGTCGAGCAAAGCCGGCTGGTTTGACATTTGCCGTCGCGGCCATCGCGTTTAAGCTTCACGGGCTTTGAACGGCGGAGGGCAGCCATGACCCCGACGGGTCGAACCACAACGGCGGGAAGATCGCCGGCATCGCGGATCGTTGCGGGCTGGCTCGTCGCGTTTGCCGTTCTGGCCATGCTCGCCACTGGCGCCCTGGCCCAGGGCGCCGGCCTCGACGCGCTCGATCGCGATATCCGCCAATGGAAGTCCGACGTCGCCGATATCCAGAAGCAGCTCCAGCGGCCGGGCCTGGAAAACGAGGAACTCAACAGCCTCCGCTCGCGCCTTGAAAGCCTGCGCACGCAGATCCTCAGGCGCAGCGACGACCTGAAGCCGCGGCTCGACGAGCTCAAGACGAGCCTCGAACAGCTCGGCCCCGCGCCCGATGGCGGCACCGAGACGCCCGACATCGCCAATCAGCGAAGGGCCCTGCAGGAGGAACGCGAGAGGGTTTCGGCGCTCCAGAAGCAACTCGACCTCCTGTCCGTACAGGCCGATCAGCTTTCCACGCGCGCAGCCGAGATTCAGCATGCGCGCTTCTTCCGCATGGTGTTCGAGACGAGCCGCTCAGCGCTCAATCCCCTTGTGTGGATCGAGGGGGCCTCGGGGCTCCAGACCCTCAACGAGCACCTCTCCTCCATCGTGCATAGCTGGTGGTCGAAGCAGCTTGGCGGGCTTGGCACAGTCCAGCTCCTGCTGCTGGCGGTGAAGATCGCCGCGGCAGTCGCCGCGGGCATCGCCATGCGCATGATCCTGAACTGGCTGCTCGGGCCGAACACGGCGAATGTGCATCCCTCCACGCTGGAGCGCCTGTGGCGTGTGTTCCGCGCGGCCATCGTCGATACGGGCTGCACGCTCCTCGTCGCCATCCTGCTCTTCCTCGCGCTCGACGGCTCGGAGGCGTCCGACCAGGCACGCCGTGTCTATTGGGCGCTGGTGACCGGCATCGCGATCTTCGTGTCGTTCAGGGCCTTCAGCGGCCGGATCTTCGCCCCCGGCGAACCGAACTGGCGGATTACCCCCACGAGGATGCGCTCGCGCGGCGGATGAAGCGCCTCCTCGACCTGATGGCGCTCGTCATCGCCGTCGACGCGGTGTTCCAGCGCGTCACCGAGACGCTGCTCCTGCCGGTCCAGCTCTCCATCGTGCAGAGCGCGGCGACGGCCATTGCGGTGGCCGTGCTGCTCGCGCTCGCGCTCCTGTCGCACCGCACGAGCGGCGATTCGGAGGAAGAGGGGCAGGGGACGGGCGATCTGGCCTGGGTCGACAGGGCCATGCCGGTCTACTGGGTGGTCCTGGCGGCCATCGTGCTGTCGCTCGTTCTGGGCTTCGTCGCGCTGGCCCATTTCCTGGCCGCACAGGTCTTCGTGATCTCCACGCTCGTCGTTGTGCTCTTCCTCCTGCACCGGTTGAGCGACGAACTGGTCAATGACGGGCTGAAGCCCCACCGCCCCGTCGGCCGGTTCCTGCGCCAGGTGATCACGCTGCGCGAGAATACCGTCGACCGGTTCGCGGTCGTGCTGACGACATTCGTCGATTTCGCGCTGGTCTTCGTCGGGCTGCCCGTGGTCTTCGCGCAGACGGCGGTCACCTGGATCGATATCCAGAGCTGGATCAACAGCATCTTCTTCGGTTTCCAGATCGGCGGCGTGACCATCTCGATCTCCACCGTGGTCACGGCCGTCCTGGCGTTCTTCATCGCGCTCGGCCTCACCAAGCTGTTCACCCGCTGGCTCGACGCGCGCGTCCTCTCGCGGACCCAGGTCAACAAGGGCATCCGGGATTCGATCCGGACCGGCGTCGGCTATATGGGGTTCCTCGTCGCGGCCATCCTCGCGCTCTCCTATACCGGGGTGAATTTCGACAATATCGCGCTGGTCGCCGGCGCCCTCGGTGTCGGTATCGGTTTCGGCCTGCAGAGTATCGTGAACAACTTCGTTTCCGGCCTCATCCTGCTCGCCGAGCGGCCCATCAAGGTCGGCGACTGGATCAAGGTGTCGGGCGGCGAGGGCTATGTGAAGCGCATCAATGTGCGCTCCACCGAGATCGAGACCTTCGAGAAGTGCTCGATCATCGTGCCCAACTCGAACCTGATCTCCGAGCCCGTTCAGAACTGGACCCATAGCGATACGATGGGCCGGGTGACGATCCGCGTCGGCGTCTCTTACGGCTCCGATCCGGAGGAGGCGCGCGCCATTCTTCTCGATTGCGCGCGTGCGCACGACAAGGTACTGGCCTTTCCGGCGCCGGCCGCCTATTTCGTGGATTTCGGCGCGAGCTCGCTCGATTTCCTGCTATTCGCCTATATTGGCGACGTCAATTCGGTCTTCACAGTGGGCAGCGATCTCAGATTTGCGATCTTCAACGCCTTCCGCGAGAAGGGCATTGAGATTCCGTTCCCGCAGCACGACATTCACCTGCGCAGCTCCGCCCCGGCCATGAGCCCGATCGAGCCGGGCTCGGGCTCGGGCACGGCGATCCGCCATGGCGGCGAGGGGCCGGAGCCGTTGACGGGCGACCCGGATGGAGGCGAGTGATGAAGGGGCTGGACCATCTGGTTCTGTGCGTGAACGATCTGGAGGCGGCGCGCGCCGTCTATGGCGCCATGGGCTTCACGCTGACGCCGCTGGCCCGCCATCCCTTCGGTACCGAGAACAGCCTCGTCCAGCTCGATGGCAGCTTCCTGGAGCTTCTCGCGGTCGGCGATCCGGGCGCAATCCCCGAACACGGGCCTGGCCGGTTCAGCTTCGCCGCCTTCAACCGCGACTATCTGGAGGAGGGCGAGGGGCTGTCCATGCTGGTGCTCGACAGCGAGGATGCTCGCGCCGACTGCCGCGACTATGCGCGCCGCGGGCTTGAGACCTACGAGCCGTTCGATTTCTCGCGCATGGCGCGCCAGCCCGACGGCCGCGAGGTGACGGTCGGGTTCTCTCTTGCCTTCGTCAGTCATGCGGATATGCCGCGCGCAGGCTTTTTCGCCTGCCAGCAGCATGCGCCGGACTATTTCTGGAAGCCGGACTTCCAGCGCCATGAGAACGGCGCGCGGCGGCTCGGCGATGTCATCCTTCTGGCGGGCGACCCCGCCCGCTACGAGAGCTTCATGACGGGGTTCACAGGCGTGGACGAGGTGTCGCGCGACGATGGCGAGCTGCGCATTCAGACCGGCCGCGGCACGGTCACCATGCTGTCGCCGGAGGCCTGGCAGCGGCATTTCCCGGCCGCCTACGCGCCCGATCTCGGCAACGGGCCCCGGCTCGCCGGCTACAGGGTGATCGTCGACGAGCTCGGCAAGGCGCGCGACTGCCTGGAGGCCGGCGGGATCGGCTTCGTGCAGGATGGCGGGCGGCTCGAGATCGGGCCGGCCGACGCCTTCGGCACCATGATTATCCTGTCGGAGCATCTCTAGGCGGCGCGGCGACCCCCGCGACCTGTCCCGTCGTCGCACACGCGTCGTCTCTCAAAGGAACGAGGAACTGCCCAGATGGATCTCAACTCGACCGTGCGCCTCGGCGCCCTGGAGGTCGCCAACGACCGGCCGCTGACCCTGATCGCCGGGCCGTGCCAGCTCGAATCGCGCGACCATGCCTTCGACATGGCGGGCGCCCTGAAGGAGCTGTCGGAACGGCTGGGGATCGGTCTCGTCTACAAGACCTCCTTCGACAAGGCGAACCGGACGAGCATCGGCGGCAAACGCGGGCTCGGGCTGGAGGCCTCGCTCGCGGTCTTTGCGGACCTGCGCAAGGCGTTCGGTCTGCCCGTGCTGACCGATGTTCACGAGCCCGGCCAGTGCGCGGAGATCGCGGACGCTGTCGACGTGCTCCAGATCCCGGCCTTCCTGTGCCGGCAGACGGACCTGCTCGTCGCCGCCGCGCGGACCGGGCGTGTCGTGAACGTCAAGAAGGGCCAGTTCCTCGCGCCGTGGGACATGCGTAACGTTGTCGCGAAGATTGCCGAGAGCGGCAATCCCAACGTGCTCGCCACCGAGCGCGGCGTCTCCTTCGGCTACAACACGCTCGTCTCCGATATGCGCGCCCTGCCGATCATGGCCGGCCTTGGCTGCCCGGTGGTCTTCGACGCGACCCATTCCGTCCAGCAGCCAGGGGGACGCGGCGGATCGAGCGGCGGCGAGCGCGAATTCGTGCCCGTCCTGGCCCGTGCCGCCGTCGCGGTCGGCGTCGCCGCGGTCTTCGTCGAGACCCATCAGGACCCCGACAACGCGCCCTCCGACGGGCCGAACATGGTGCCCCTGGCGGAGATGGAGGGGCTCGTCCGCACCCTCATGGCCTTCGACGCCCTGGCCAAGGGCTGACGGCGAAAGCACATTTGGTCGCATGCCGCACTTGATCTCGATCAATTGAACCGGGACGTGCATTCCCTCGAATGCATGACGTTCTGATTGCTTCCCGGATCGTTTGAGAGGAGATCCACATGTCATTGCGTGAGAGGGGTGCGCGGTCCTGCCGGGCCGCGCTGGTGTCGACTGTTGCCGCAATCGCGGTTCTTGCCCCCGTGATCGGCGCAAGCGCCGGCGACGGCGGCTTCCAGGGGAAATCGGCCGGCGATTTCATGGTCCGCCTGCGCGGCATCGGGGTTCTGCCGCGCGATTCGGCCGATATCAGCGGCATCGGCGGCAACACGTCGGTGTCCGACGATATCGTGCCGGAGCTCGATTTCACCTATTTCGTGACCGACAATATCGCGTTCGAGCTGATCGCGGCGACAACCCATCACGACGTCCATGCCACGGGCACCTCGCTCGGGCGCGTGGATCTGGGGTCGGTCCGGCTGCTGCCGCCGACGCTCACCGCCCAGTGGCATTTCCTGCCCAAGGAGCGCATCAGCCCCTATGTCGGCGCCGGCATCAACTACACGATCTTCTACGATCAGGATGCGCCCGGCGGCACCGTGACCGATATCGACTACGACAACAGCTTTGGCGCGGCCCTGCAGGTCGGCGTCGACGTCGCGGTGACCGACAAGGTCTATCTCAATGTCGACGTGAAGCACCTGTGGCTGTCGACGGATGTGAAGGTGAACAAGGGGGCCATCAAGGCCGATGTGGACCTCGATCCCTGGATCGTGGGCTTCGGCGTCGGCTATCTGTTCTAGATGCGGATGCGGTGAGGTTGAAACAGACCGCTCATCCCGGCTTTCGCCGGGATGAGCCGGAAGAATTGCCGATTCAACCTCACCGCAATCCGCGCTTGATCGGATGCGGTCAGCCGCGGCCGCGATAGGGCGGCACGCCCTGGTCCGGAAGCCAGACGCCCTCCGGCACGGGGCCGGTCTGCCAGAACACGTCGATCGGGATGCCGCCGCGCGGATACCAGTAGCCGCCGATCCGGAGCCAGTGGGGCTCAAGGAGCGAGACGAGGTCCTTCCCGATGCGGACGGTGCAGTCCTCGTGGAAGGCGCCGTGATTGCGGAAGCTCGCGAGATAGAGCTTGAGCGACTTTGATTCGACAAGCCAGCCGTCCGGCACATAGTCGATCACCAGATGGGCGAAATCGGGCTGGCCCGTCACCGGGCACAGCGAGGTGAATTCCGGACAGGTGAACCGCGCGACATAATGCGTGTCGGCATGGGGGTTCTCCACCCGCTCCAGTTCCGCCTCCTCCGGGGAGGCGGGAAGGGAGGCGGAGTGTCCGAGCTTCGTCAAACTGCCATGATCGTGCGCCATGGCAAGCAGATAGGCCCGTTGCGCCATCGAGGCAAGTCCCGCCCTTTCATCGAGGCCGCAGGGCCGCTATTAGAGAGCCATCACGTGACATCAAGGAGTCTGACGCCGACATGACCGCCATCATCGAGATCAGGGGCCGCGAAATCCTCGACAGCCGCGGGAATCCGACCGTGGAAGTGGACGTTCATCTGGAAGACGGCTCCTTCGGCCGCGCCGCGGTGCCGTCTGGCGCCTCGACGGGAGCGCACGAGGCCGTGGAGCTGCGCGACGGCGACAAGGCGCGCTACAAGGGCAAGGGCGTGCTGAAGGCCGTCGAGGCGGTCAATGGCGAGATCTTCGAGGCCTTGGCGGGGGTCGAGGCGGAGGACCAGGAGCTGATCGACCGTCAGCTCATCGCGCTCGACGGCACGCCGAACAAGGCCCGGCTCGGCGCCAATGCCATTCTGGGCGTGTCGCTCGCCGCCGCCCATGCCGCGGCCGATGCGACCGGCCTGCCGCTCTACCGCTATGTCGGCGGCACCTCCGCGCGCACGCTGCCCGTGCCGATGATGAACATCCTCAATGGCGGCGCCCATGCGGACAATCCCATCGACATCCAGGAATTCATGATCATGCCGGTGGCCGCCGACAGCATGGCGGACGCGGTGCGCATGGGCGCGGAGGTGTTCCACACGCTCAAGCGCGGGCTCGTGGAGGCCGGCCACAACACCAATGTGGGCGACGAGGGCGGCTTCGCCCCCAATCTCGCCTCCACCACCGCCGCGCTCGATTTCATCATGGGCGCCATAGACGAGGCGGGCTACACGCCCGGCGAGGACATTGTGCTCGCGCTCGATTGCGCCTCCACGGAGTTCTTCCGGGACGGCCTCTACAAGCTGGAGGGCGAGGGCCGGGAGCTCGACGCGGAAGGCATGGCGGACTGGCTCGCCGGGCTTGCGGCAGGCTATCCCATCGTCTCCATCGAGGACGGCATGGCCGAGGACGACTGGACCGGCTGGCAGGTGCTCACCGCCGCGATCGGCGACAAGGTCCAGCTCGTCGGCGACGATCTCTTCGTGACGAACCCGGAGCGCCTGCGCGACGGCATCTCCGCCGACGTGGCCAACGCCATCCTCGTGAAGGTCAACCAGATCGGCACGCTGTCGGAAACGCTCGAGGCGGTCGAGACCGCGCACAAGGCGGGCTATCGCGCGGTCATGTCCCACCGCTCCGGCGAGACGGAGGACGCCACCATCGCCGATCTCGCGGTCGCCACCAATTGCGGGCAGATCAAGACCGGCTCGCTGGCCCGCTCCGACCGGCTGGCGAAGTACAACCAGCTCATCCGCATCGAGGAGCAGCTCGACAGCCAGGCCCGCTATGCCGGCCGCGACGTGCTGAAGGGGTAGGGCCGGCGCCACGTCGGCGTCTCTTCGTCATTCCCGCGAAAGCGGGAATCCAGTGCAGCCTCCGATGGATTCCCGCTTTCGCGGGAGTGACCGGGGCGCCGGAACGCTCAAGCGCATCCGTCAACCCGGCCACTCGAAGGGTGCGAGGTAGCGCGCGAAGAGCTCCGCCGTCTTCTCCCAGGTGAAGCCCAGCGCATAGTCACGGCAGGCGGCGCGGTCGCAGGCGAGCGCCCGCCTCACGGCCTCGCCCAGATCCTCGTCGAGCCCGCCGACCCTGCCGTCGACGACGACGTCGCGCGGGCCGGGGACGGGATAGGCGGCGACCGGCACGCCGGAGGCCAGCGCCTCCAGCATGACAAGGCCGAATGTGTCGGTCCGACTCGGGAACACGAAGACATCCGCGCCCGCCATGGTCGCCGCCAGCTCTTCGCCCATGCGATAGCCCGTATAGCGGGCATCCGGATAGCGCGCCTTCAGCCCCTCGAGCGCCGGCCCGTCGCCGACGACATATTTCGTGCCCTCGAACGGCAGGGCGAGGAAGGCGTCGAGCCCCTTTTCCACCGCCACGCGGCCGGCATAGAGCGCGATGGGGCGCTTGCCCTCCAGCGCCATCCGGCGGTCGGGCCTGAAGAGCTCGTGGTCGACCCCGCGGGTCCACACCCGGACATTCCCGAAGCCGTGGTCCTCCAGGACATCCGCCATGGAGCGCGTCGGCACCATGACGGCCCGGCTCGGCCCGTGGAACCAGCGCAGGAAGGCGTAGGCGCCGCGCTCGATGCCGGGCAGGGGGATCCGCGCGGAGAGATACTCGGGAAAGCGCGTGTGATAGCCGGTGGTGAAGGGCAGGCCGCGGCGCAGGCAGACATGGCGCAGCGCGAGACCGATGG from the Kaustia mangrovi genome contains:
- a CDS encoding VOC family protein, whose product is MKGLDHLVLCVNDLEAARAVYGAMGFTLTPLARHPFGTENSLVQLDGSFLELLAVGDPGAIPEHGPGRFSFAAFNRDYLEEGEGLSMLVLDSEDARADCRDYARRGLETYEPFDFSRMARQPDGREVTVGFSLAFVSHADMPRAGFFACQQHAPDYFWKPDFQRHENGARRLGDVILLAGDPARYESFMTGFTGVDEVSRDDGELRIQTGRGTVTMLSPEAWQRHFPAAYAPDLGNGPRLAGYRVIVDELGKARDCLEAGGIGFVQDGGRLEIGPADAFGTMIILSEHL
- a CDS encoding OmpW/AlkL family protein, encoding MSLRERGARSCRAALVSTVAAIAVLAPVIGASAGDGGFQGKSAGDFMVRLRGIGVLPRDSADISGIGGNTSVSDDIVPELDFTYFVTDNIAFELIAATTHHDVHATGTSLGRVDLGSVRLLPPTLTAQWHFLPKERISPYVGAGINYTIFYDQDAPGGTVTDIDYDNSFGAALQVGVDVAVTDKVYLNVDVKHLWLSTDVKVNKGAIKADVDLDPWIVGFGVGYLF
- the kdsA gene encoding 3-deoxy-8-phosphooctulonate synthase; the encoded protein is MDLNSTVRLGALEVANDRPLTLIAGPCQLESRDHAFDMAGALKELSERLGIGLVYKTSFDKANRTSIGGKRGLGLEASLAVFADLRKAFGLPVLTDVHEPGQCAEIADAVDVLQIPAFLCRQTDLLVAAARTGRVVNVKKGQFLAPWDMRNVVAKIAESGNPNVLATERGVSFGYNTLVSDMRALPIMAGLGCPVVFDATHSVQQPGGRGGSSGGEREFVPVLARAAVAVGVAAVFVETHQDPDNAPSDGPNMVPLAEMEGLVRTLMAFDALAKG
- the eno gene encoding phosphopyruvate hydratase, which codes for MTAIIEIRGREILDSRGNPTVEVDVHLEDGSFGRAAVPSGASTGAHEAVELRDGDKARYKGKGVLKAVEAVNGEIFEALAGVEAEDQELIDRQLIALDGTPNKARLGANAILGVSLAAAHAAADATGLPLYRYVGGTSARTLPVPMMNILNGGAHADNPIDIQEFMIMPVAADSMADAVRMGAEVFHTLKRGLVEAGHNTNVGDEGGFAPNLASTTAALDFIMGAIDEAGYTPGEDIVLALDCASTEFFRDGLYKLEGEGRELDAEGMADWLAGLAAGYPIVSIEDGMAEDDWTGWQVLTAAIGDKVQLVGDDLFVTNPERLRDGISADVANAILVKVNQIGTLSETLEAVETAHKAGYRAVMSHRSGETEDATIADLAVATNCGQIKTGSLARSDRLAKYNQLIRIEEQLDSQARYAGRDVLKG
- a CDS encoding glycosyltransferase family 4 protein — its product is MRILIATDAWFPQINGVVRTLSTTVEMLRRAGHEVHLLTPEGRRTVPLPTYREIRLSLVTAAGIARTVEAVRPEAIHIATEGSIGLALRHVCLRRGLPFTTGYHTRFPEYLSARIPLPGIERGAYAFLRWFHGPSRAVMVPTRSMADVLEDHGFGNVRVWTRGVDHELFRPDRRMALEGKRPIALYAGRVAVEKGLDAFLALPFEGTKYVVGDGPALEGLKARYPDARYTGYRMGEELAATMAGADVFVFPSRTDTFGLVMLEALASGVPVAAYPVPGPRDVVVDGRVGGLDEDLGEAVRRALACDRAACRDYALGFTWEKTAELFARYLAPFEWPG
- the queF gene encoding preQ(1) synthase, with protein sequence MAHDHGSLTKLGHSASLPASPEEAELERVENPHADTHYVARFTCPEFTSLCPVTGQPDFAHLVIDYVPDGWLVESKSLKLYLASFRNHGAFHEDCTVRIGKDLVSLLEPHWLRIGGYWYPRGGIPIDVFWQTGPVPEGVWLPDQGVPPYRGRG